In Cercospora beticola chromosome 3, complete sequence, the following proteins share a genomic window:
- a CDS encoding uncharacterized protein (SMCOG1127:condensation domain-containing protein~antiSMASH:Cluster_1) yields MTGLLSLSTIDHNDLEELAEACQVSTNEIIDVYHCTPLQRILIAGTECYSDAYCYRGSWKLQPSIDAIRFLDAIARVAEQNSILRTRIADSSTHGLVQVVLRNAEPIDRSFDQFETYLKHDSSRRLGLGTPLAKWALVDRTVALTIHHAVCDSSSIKAILEDCSRIYHGQAPTTRAPFRQFAEHCENVDARAAEAFWKPRFPHMAAIFPDVATNYTPRTTSSLHHCCQLPSDSKTPANQLPYYIEAAWAHTSSIYTGQSAVAYGLVLSGRTSQLGIIGTTLGPTIATIPVQANVNPESTISELVKERAKERRQAFSHAALQFDPLQIRALNAESRRASQFTTILDINTSSLAGPVNDHVLLNAESQGVSLSALVLQISIQEGTIIVDASYDPYIICERQVRRTLHQLDHSLQLFLEGPADRKLEELATISAEDWREVFEWNETLPQPTQQCLHELFQDRAHLHANKRAIEAWDRNATYEELDMLSTELALRLIGSGVKPGDAVLIHCGRSCSAVISILAVLKAGGCCIPLEPTESRTTKEIITAQSKAKFIIALDPSKDIHGLVETTIMAHAASLDEECEVPGLPSISADQLAYVLFDTGSTGVPKGVMLEHQSIATSLLTLGAFLKWRPNIRGLQFASLRCNAFLVEMLGPLLFGGCVCIPSIEERDTKLPAYIISKQVNYAQLTPSVLRSLSPEACPTLKTIQSIGEAIDAKAAGIWSDVTFVNGWGANEASMQSSLNIISPESHYPHAIGRPSGCALWLIDPENVHKLTSIGAIGELVIEGTTVARGHLNEDAEHVESFISPPVWAPLRTAKRRFYRTGDLARFLPDGKIEYVGCKDNQVKIRGQRFQLEEVERAILSCDAVREAVVALHKVGNHKYLVAVLSLEDGSLPSEEELKELDCDASRKTLVAIRVHVKQNLPTHMLPKYWIAVEKSPLTTDPKRDRNAIKNWLESRDLTSDDLAVSHESPSVNVPYSNAERALQEVCASVLRVQTSQIDLQHSFDDMGGNSISAIQIAQRLMRRGHRITIANLLESSSLLDLVRDIGSAEQMTGVHEERLEEEEFDISPFQKLFLQHSNEVAGSSFRENLLLELPSTYSPVEVETALQRLVRHHASLRTTFVPQSDGSWKSKLAVENVLHFEHRKAGDELTPITTFDEVQKSWDIVDEPVFGAKLIDMVDDSRFLLLTAHQLSVDAVSWDIIRQQLEALLDDPGVQLPRTDHALEWPRADRGVWSMSDQPFLNGDRATAAFKLSHGTSELLLHAANETFKTTPAELLLAALWMSFQQSFPDRGSPALYVEGHGRQIGHTDCNLAGTVGCFNVLFPVVLESADSTFSIEHIVPAIKDAYRQAFNSAVASFAQTMLGDKPLLLGDVEILFRFRNERTQNDNSLKLYDRNTSLESHRVGGQKQVGLITVVVAVVAEEIDFRFDWNNQMAHQDHLRDLVIQLEQYLPEMATLLCNRAPRLTRAEIPLLELDAPGHIEQAIRDLGICPDDVEVVHPVSATQETVLLSQAQSTDDVYTNQALLKLTPAENHSIDMKRLEQAWKAVCQAHPMLRTIFANGISSTTAFVQIVLREAKPTIIHVKSDGNDECRELEYKLAPTDPSHRLQIRALPDSGEVNVVLEINPALADATALALISKHLAIAYNSPESLRKEDDFAKYLVWSREKEEPSREYWKTYLADLSACRLPTFASPNASVITSDTNYIDATFDDVDIMHSFCQKSGVTIADFIQVAWAMVLRRLTGSEDVAFGYMYSGRDLFDSAEEIVGPLSSLLTCRFDLGLDSKVAALLDKAKADLSNSIAHFACSLPALQVSLGQGSESLFNTALAIQHEPPYDSADEDEALLKVIPAVIDEHSDHAVTLRVCLSKQVMRARLIYQKALIPMQFASEILEVLDNAIWNLAQAANATAVRSIIGECDNLSNYELGLIQKWNARAPQVVKGTLHDRFRQVAARNPLAPAICFGDRGMSYGELNALSDHLASDLYSRRGVRAEHVVPVFCGKGFEAVIFRLAVIKAGGAFLGLDAELSDERLADMLQNLEIPTILAHASTAVRARTLTSGKVISHDLQSIKGLPHRSPPSSLVNPDQPAYCTYSSGHTGKPKAVLVRHSNIVTSLISSMDRLGVTYETRLFQMSGLASDVSIIEIFQTLLAGGCVCFPTSQGSVDHMEDQLTQMRANLVYLTPTVAEVMSPARASPLDTVVLRGEPATVEAVQKWHGNVRLLNCYGTAAATGITSCIDISLSQISNIGLPFACRYWVVDSNNHDQLVPIGHSGELLIQGPNVAQEYLKGSMRTSESFITAPLWTKSLPGFRDTTTQPFYKTGDIVIQNVDGTIEYIDRKYRQFKLSGLPIELGKIESHLRKHAGSDWHVVAELIHPKRQSEDPFLAAFMARAGRVITDPQSSTRDQALPPLPKIARRLHKTLAIALPSYMVPKVYIPVRDLVLNASGKTDRKRLRGIAEAMTADQVLRYNALSLARKNTSMSTRALEDNIELSAYKMPPNATEIKLRQLWSSILSLPPSSISSDSEWSSVGGDSFKAMNLVSAAREHGLALTVADIFRASTLEQLSRLALSHFTATVPMKVKDEIAPFSLLTISAELAREEAARLCGVHTSQVEDVYPCTPMQRTLMALSSRQKGAFVCRIKIHLRQGISVGRLQRAWARLVEETQILRTRIIDIPGLGIMQVVVDEPVYWLKCDSRNLEPGTETELGSLLNHPEIQVDSSDGALVWTAHQAVYDQWTLPLLLQNLERHYFEEPHQPLNSIQHFVSHVSDVTQHGAGVAYWRNQFDGLESLQWPALPSPSYEPLVDSRFAHEIRNLAAPPRFTLSSAIRAAWATLISQYTGASESTFGAVVNGRYADLHGIDRVAGPTLATVPIRITVNPRSSVADLLTCVQQQAVDMIKWEQTGLVNIQQCSPEARLACRFQSLLMIQSAEHLSSSVAQNSKLFSGVEFVDNSAGDGLGSFIGCALVLECEQHNGDLKLRFKFDSGVISEQFMCRIAQQFETILRRLCSNSAADSRLRMSSVMSPGDNDLRQIWKWNSNLPKSVDKCVHHILKPVFAKRPASTALQAWDGILTYGQLDALTEKLSRHLIELGVRPNTNVPLFFEQSLWCPVAAVAVTKAGATSVMVDATLPKDRIQAILKQVKPGLALTSSKQVALLQEMTPVPLMIVDHAHIDEIVLESEEDTFELVRPDDALYVAFKSGSSGPPKGVIVTHANFCSALHHQAKTVGLIDTSRNLDVSPYGSDMAWHNLFHTLYAGGCLCIPNEEWRTDIPGAVLDLNANFLSTTPAIAASLDVEALRKLDAIQIFGEEPSAELLERLQHNVKQYRNAYSATECTSTALGSSNPLHSSHIGVADGLVPWIVDPSSKELVPIGCVGELWLEGPLVARGYLTEAEQSSDAFVDAPNWLRNGTSTCAGRQSRVYRTGDLARYEDDGSLSFVGRRDRQVVIRGQRLDLAEVERHVKRCFSTANRGSADVVVEAIPGPLNGDTILTTFVAPRQNQAEAAADIVEQLISGISNRLAESLPTYMIPTVFKALAEIPLTSNGKADRRRIRELTASLLNVNGASRSGAVIAPANDTEITLRDICAEVLTISHNAISVEASWTQLGGDSVTAMQAAARAKKTGLNLRTEHLMYGHALRDIARTIDPAHDNCGETASVETCSSRAASPDTDDFELTPVQQWCLEEHPTGTKFDVPIYLELESMLGSQNL; encoded by the exons ATGACAGGACTACTTTCACTCAGCACGATCGACCATAACGACCTCGAAGAGCTCGCCGAGGCGTGCCAGGTCTCTACTAACGAAATAATAGATGTATACCATTGTACGCCCTTGCAACGAATACTCATTGCTGGAACGGAATGTTACAGTGACGCCTACTGCTATCGCGGGTCTTGGAAATTGCAGCCTTCAATTGACGCAATCCGCTTTCTTGATGCGATTGCGAGAGTCGCAGAGCAGAACTCCATCCTGAGAACGAGAATTGCAGACAGCTCAACGCATGGACTTGTGCAGGTCGTCTTACGCAATGCAGAGCCCATCGATCGCTCTTTTGACCAATTCGAGACATACCTTAAGCATGACAGCTCACGGCGACTGGGGCTGGGGACCCCTTTGGCGAAATGGGCTCTCGTCGACCGCACTGTAGCACTCACGATACATCATGCAGTTTGCGATTCTTCTTCAATCAAGGCGATACTCGAAGATTGCTCACGGATCTATCACGGACAGGCGCCAACAACTCGCGCTCCCTTTCGACAGTTTGCTGAGCACTGTGAAAATGTGGACGCacgagctgctgaagctTTTTGGAAGCCGCGTTTCCCACACATGGCTGCTATATTTCCCGACGTCGCTACAAACTACACTCCTCGAACGACAAGTTCACTTCATCACTGCTGTCAGCTTCCGTCAGACAGCAAAACGCCCGCCAACCAGCTGCCTTATTACATCGAGGCTGCCTGGGCGCATACATCTTCGATATACACTGGCCAATCGGCAGTGGCATATGGACTGGTTTTGTCCGGCCGAACATCTCAACTGGGCATAATTGGTACCACTCTCGGTCCGACAATTGCTACCATACCGGTACAGGCGAACGTGAATCCGGAGTCGACGATCAGCGAGCTTGTCAAAGAACGTGCGAAAGAACGGCGGCAAGCTTTTTCCCATGCTGCACTACAATTCGATCCACTCCAAATTCGAGCACTGAATGCTGAGTCCAGACGCGCGTCACAGTTCACGACAATCCTCGATATCAACACATCGTCTCTCGCTGGGCCGGTCAACGATCATGTGCTCCTGAACGCCGAAAGCCAAGGAGTCTCATTATCAGCTCTTGTTCTGCAAATTTCCATTCAAGAGGGGACCATCATAGTCGATGCCAGCTATGATCCGTATATCATCTGTGAGCGCCAAGTAAGGCGGACGCTACATCAACTCGACCACAGTCTCCAACTATTTCTGGAAGGTCCAGCAGACCGCAAGCTCGAGGAACTTGCAACTATCAGCGCCGAGGATTGGAGGGAAGTGTTCGAATGGAATGAGACGTTGCCTCAACCGACTCAACAGTGTCTACATGAGCTTTTCCAGGATCGCGCACATCTTCACGCCAACAAGAGAGCGATTGAGGCCTGGGATCGCAACGCAACATACGAAGAATTGGACATGCTTTCTACAGAACTGGCCTTGCGGCTTATTGGCTCTGGCGTGAAGCCTGGGGATGCTGTGCTCATACATTGCGGACGATCTTGCTCCGCAGTCATCTCCATTCTTGCCGTCTTGAAAGCAGGAGGCTGCTGCATCCCGTTGGAGCCTACTGAGTCTCGAACGACGAAAGAGATCATCACTGCGCAATCAAAAGCCAAATTCATTATCGCATTGGATCCGTCAAAAGATATTCATGGACTCGTAGAGACAACGATTATGGCCCACGCAGCATCGCTCGACGAAGAGTGCGAGGTTCCTGGTCTCCCTTCGATTTCCGCTGATCAACTGGCATACGTTCTCTTTGATACTGGCTCAACTGGCGTACCGAAGGGCGTTATGCTCGAACATCAAAGCATAGCCACTTCTCTGCTCACACTTGGAGCTTTCCTCAAGTGGAGACCTAACATCAGAGGTCTGCAATTCGCCTCGCTCAGATGCAACGCTTTTCTGGTAGAGATGCTGGGGCCACTGCTTTTCGGAGGTTGCGTTTGCATACCTTCGATCGAAGAGCGCGACACAAAGCTCCCCGCATACATCATATCGAAGCAAGTAAATTATGCACAGCTGACCCCATCAGTGCTGCGCTCGCTATCGCCCGAGGCTTGTCCTACATTGAAGACCATTCAATCGATTGGCGAGGCAATCGACGCCAAGGCTGCCGGCATATGGAGTGATGTAACTTTTGTCAATGGCTGGGGCGCGAACGAAGCTTCGATGCAAAGTTCTCTCAACATAATCTCACCAGAGAGCCATTATCCTCACGCTATCGGTCGTCCTTCAGGCTGCGCTCTGTGGCTCATCGACCCAGAGAATGTACACAAATTGACATCAATCGGAGCTATTGGTGAGCTCGTCATCGAAGGAACGACTGTGGCCAGAGGTCATCTGAACGAGGACGCGGAACACGTCGAATCGTTCATTAGCCCACCTGTATGGGCCCCGCTACGAACTGCGAAGAGGCGATTCTATCGCACTGGCGATCTGGCACGCTTCCTACCTGATGGTAAAATCGAATATGTTGGCTGTAAGGACAATCAAGTCAAGATTCGAGGCCAGCGTTTCCAACTTGAAGAGGTCGAACGTGCTATCCTCAGCTGTGATGCCGTGCGTGAGGCCGTGGTTGCCTTGCACAAGGTCGGCAATCACAAATATTTGGTGGCGGTTCTGAGCTTGGAAGATGGGTCCTTACCAAGTGAAGAAGAACTGAAAGAACTGGACTGCGACGCCAGCAGAAAGACTCTTGTGGCAATTCGAGTGCACGTCAAACAGAACTTGCCAACACATATGCTTCCCAAATACTGGATTGCAGTTGAGAAGTCGCCATTGACTACGGATCCGAAAAGGGATCGAAATGCCATCAAAAATTGGCTGGAGAGTCGAGACCTGACTTCTGATGATTTGGCTGTCTCGCACGAGTCTCCTTCTGTGAATGTGCCATATTCGAATGCTGAGAGGGCACTGCAAGAAGTCTGTGCTTCTGTCCTCAGGGTGCAGACTTCTCAGATCGACTTGCAACACTCTTTCGACGACATGGGAGGCAACTCGATCAGTGCAATTCAAATTGCCCAACGCTTGATGAGACGCGGGCATCGAATTACGATAGCCAACTTGCTGGAAAGCTCGAGCTTGTTGGACCTGGTCCGTGACATCGGAAGTGCGGAGCAAATGACGGGTGTGCACGAAGAGCggctcgaagaggaggagttcgACATCAGCCCGTTCCAAAAGCTCTTTCTGCAGCACAGCAACGAAGTGGCAGGCAGTAGCTTTCGTGAAAATTTGTTGCTAGAGCTTCCGTCTACCTATAGCCCGGTGGAAGTCGAGACTGCGTTACAGAGGCTTGTTCGGCATCACGCATCGCTTCGCACCACTTTCGTCCCTCAAAGCGATGGGTCGTGGAAATCAAAGTTGGCGGTCGAGAATGTACTTCACTTCGAGCATCGAAAAGCTGGCGATGAATTGACACCCATAACTACTTTCGACGAGGTGCAGAAGTCTTGGGATATCGTGGACGAGCCTGTATTTGGTGCAAAACTCATTGACATGGTCGATGACAGCCGCTTTCTGCTACTTACAGCACATCAGCTTTCAGTGGATGCCGTGTCGTGGGACATCATACGGCAACAACTTGAGGCGCTACTGGATGACCCTGGGGTGCAACTGCCTCGAA CAGACCACGCTCTAGAGTGGCCTCGAGCTGATCGCGGAGTCTGGAGCATGTCGGATCAACCCTTCTTGAATGGAGACAGAGCTACAGCGGCATTCAAATTGAGTCATGGGACAAGTGAGCTCTTATTGCACGCTGCGAACGAAACGTTCAAGACCACCCCAGCCGAGCTCCTCCTCGCAGCATTGTGGATGTCATTCCAGCAGAGCTTTCCAGATCGAGGAAGCCCTGCTCTATACGTAGAAGGCCACGGACGGCAAATAGGGCATACCGACTGCAATCTGGCAGGGACAGTTGGATGTTTCAACGTCCTTTTTCCTGTCGTACTGGAAAGCGCAGATTCGACCTTTTCGATCGAGCATATTGTTCCCGCGATAAAGGACGCATATCGCCAAGCATTCAACTCAGCAGTCGCATCGTTCGCTCAGACGATGTTAGGTGACAAACCTTTGCTCCTCGGCGACGTGGAGATTCTGTTCAGATTCAGAAATGAAAGAACGCAGAATGACAATTCTCTAAAGCTTTACGACCGAAATACCTCACTCGAATCGCATCGTGTTGGCGGGCAAAAGCAAGTGGGTCTCATCACGGTCGTCGTTGCAGTTGTCGCAGAAGAGATCGACTTCAGATTTGATTGGAACAATCAGATGGCCCATCAGGATCACTTGAGGGACCTTGTGATACAACTTGAGCAGTATCTGCCGGAAATGGCCACGCTACTCTGCAATCGAGCGCCCAGATTGACCAGGGCAGAGATACCACTCCTCGAGCTTGACGCACCCGGGCACATCGAGCAAGCTATTAGGGACCTTGGAATATGTCCGGATGATGTCGAGGTGGTACACCCAGTGTCTGCCACGCAGGAAACGGTTCTACTCTCTCAAGCCCAGAGCACAGACGATGTGTACACGAATCAAGCCTTGCTCAAGCTTACGCCTGCTGAGAACCATAGCATTGACATGAAACGACTCGAACAGGCCTGGAAAGCCGTTTGCCAAGCACATCCTATGCTCAGGACCATCTTCGCGAATGGAATCAGTTCTACAACAGCATTCGTGCAGATTGTTCTGAGGGAAGCAAAGCCTACTATCATCCACGTCAAGTCCGACGGCAATGATGAATGCCGGGAACTTGAATATAAACTGGCGCCAACTGATCCATCTCACCGCCTACAGATCCGCGCTCTTCCCGACTCGGGTGAGGTGAACGTCGTACTAGAAATCAATCCTGCCCTTGCTGATGCCACGGCTCTGGCATTGATTAGCAAACACCTTGCAATTGCCTACAACAGTCCGGAAAGCTTGAGAAAAGAAGATGACTTTGCAAAGTATCTCGTATGGTCACGAGAAAAGGAGGAGCCGTCTCGAGAATACTGGAAGACATATCTGGCCGACCTCAGCGCATGCCGACTCCCAACGTTTGCTTCACCCAACGCTTCAGTGATTACTTCGGATACCAACTACATCGACGCCACATTTGACGATGTCGACATAATGCATAGCTTCTGCCAGAAAAGCGGCGTCACAATCGCTGACTTCATACAAGTTGCATGGGCCATGGTCTTGCGCCGTCTCACTGGCTCCGAAGACGTCGCTTTCGGGTACATGTACTCTGGGCGCGATCTCTTCGATAGCGCCGAAGAAATAGTGGGACCACTATCGTCGTTACTGACCTGTCGCTTTGACCTCGGCCTTGATTCAAAGGTCGCGGCGCTCCTGGACAAAGCCAAAGCTGATCTGTCCAACAGCATTGCTCACTTTGCCTGCTCGCTACCTGCTCTTCAAGTTTCTCTTGGTCAAGGAAGCGAATCACTGTTCAATACCGCTTTGGCTATCCAGCATGAACCGCCATATGACTCAgcagatgaggatgaggctCTACTCAAAGTCATACCAGCCGTGATCGATGAGCACAGCGATCATGCTGTAACACTCAGAGTGTGCCTCTCGAAACAGGTCATGCGAGCAAGGTTGATATATCAGAAGGCGCTCATCCCGATGCAGTTCGCCTCCGAAATTCTGGAAGTCCTTGACAATGCGATATGGAACCTGGCCCAGGCCGCAAATGCCACTGCCGTGAGGAGCATCATCGGCGAATGTGATAACTTAAGCAATTACGAGCTTGGGCTGATCCAAAAATGGAATGCCAGGGCGCCACAGGTCGTCAAGGGCACTTTGCATGACCGCTTCAGGCAGGTCGCTGCTCGGAATCCTCTTGCTCCAGCAATCTGCTTCGGAGATCGCGGGATGAGCTATGGTGAACTGAATGCACTTTCTGATCATCTTGCGAGCGATCTTTACTCTCGACGTGGCGTTCGCGCCGAACACGTCGTTCCGGTCTTTTGCGGCAAGGGCTTTGAAGCGGTCATCTTCAGGCTAGCAGTGATCAAAGCTGGAGGCGCTTTTCTGGGTTTGGATGCCGAGCTTTCGGACGAACGTCTCGCTGACATGCTACAAAATCTTGAGATCCCGACCATACTTGCCCACGCATCGACTGCAGTCCGAGCTCGGACCCTCACAAGCGGAAAAGTGATCAGCCACGATCTCCAGTCTATCAAGGGCCTGCCACACAGATCACCCCCATCATCGCTGGTCAATCCTGATCAGCCAGCTTACTGTACTTATTCCTCAGGACACACCGGAAAGCCGAAAGCAGTCCTCGTCAGACATTCGAATATCGTCACAAGCCTGATCAGCTCCATGGATCGACTTGGAGTGACATACGAGACCAGGCTATTTCAAATGTCGGGCCTCGCTTCAGACGTCAGCATTATCGAGATCTTTCAGACACTTCTGGCCGGTGGCTGCGTCTGCTTCCCAACGTCGCAAGGAAGCGTCGACCATATGGAGGACCAACTCACTCAGATGCGTGCCAACCTCGTCTATCTGACGCCTACTGTGGCCGAGGTCATGAGCCCTGCCAGAGCCTCTCCACTAGACACAGTGGTTCTGAGGGGTGAACCCGCCACCGTTGAGGCTGTTCAGAAATGGCATGGTAACGTGCGCCTGCTGAACTGCTATGGCACTGCTGCCGCTACGGGCATCACTAGTTGTATCGACATATCCCTGTCCCAGATCTCGAACATTGGACTTCCATTTGCTTGTCGTTACTGGGTTGTTGATAGCAACAACCACGATCAGCTTGTTCCTATTGGCCATTCCGGAGAGCTTTTGATCCAAGGGCCGAATGTCGCACAGGAGTACCTCAAAGGTTCGATGAGGACTTCGGAGTCCTTCATTACTGCTCCTCTCTGGACCAAGTCATTGCCGGGCTTCAGAGATACAACGACGCAGCCCTTCTACAAGACTGGAGATATTGTAATTCAAAATGTGGATGGAACGATCGAGTACATTGACCGGAAATATCGTCAGTTCAAGCTGAGTGGATTGCCAATTGAGCTTGGCAAGATCGAGAGTCATCTTCGAAAGCATGCAGGCTCTGACTGGCATGTTGTAGCCGAGTTGATCCACCCCAAGCGGCAATCTGAGGATCCATTTCTGGCCGCCTTCATGGCTCGTGCTGGCAGAGTCATCACAGACCCTCAATCCTCAACTCGTGATCAAGCACTACCTCCATTGCCCAAGATTGCCCGCAGGTTGCACAAGACGCTCGCCATTGCTTTACCGTCATACATGGTGCCAAAAGTCTACATTCCTGTTCGAGATCTGGTACTCAATGCATCGGGCAAGACTGACCGCAAACGGCTTCGAGGTATTGCCGAAGCTATGACAGCAGACCAGGTACTTCGGTACAATGCACTCAGCTTGGCTCGAAAAAATACATCGATGTCAACCAGGGCTCTGGAGGATAACATCGAGTTGAGCGCTTATAAAATGCCACCAAATGCTACAGAGATCAAGCTGCGACAGCTTTGGTCTAGCATCTTATCACTTCCTCCCTCTTCAATATCTTCGGACAGCGAATGGTCCAGCGTTGGTGGCGATAGCTTCAAAGCCATGAACCTAGTTTCTGCTGCAAGAGAGCATGGCCTGGCCCTCACCGTCGCTGACATCTTCCGCGCTTCGACCCTCGAACAACTCAGCCGGCTAGCGCTGTCCCACTTCACAGCGACTGTGCCAATGAAAGTCAAGGACGAGATCGCTCCATTTTCTCTGCTCACGATCTCTGCTGAGCTCGCTCGGGAGGAGGCTGCCAGACTATGCGGAGTACACACCTCTCAGGTTGAGGACGTATATCCTTGCACTCCAATGCAAAGGACACTTATGGCTTTGTCATCGCGTCAAAAAGGTGCGTTTGTATGCCGCATCAAgattcatcttcgtcaaggAATTTCAGTCGGACGTCTCCAGCGCGCATGGGCCAGACTAGTGGAAGAGACCCAGATATTGCGCACCAGAATCATTGATATCCCTGGTCTGGGCATCATGCAAGTTGTAGTCGATGAGCCTGTTTACTGGTTGAAATGCGACTCCAGAAACCTGGAGCCAGGAACAGAAACGGAACTTGGATCTTTGCTCAATCATCCTGAGATTCAGGTCGACTCTTCGGACGGAGCATTGGTATGGACAGCTCACCAAGCTGTCTACGACCAATGGACTTTGCCATTACTCTTGCAGAACCTTGAACGTCATTACTTCGAAGAGCCACATCAGCCTTTGAATTCTATCCAGCACTTCGTAAGTCATGTCTCGGACGTGACGCAGCATGGAGCTGGTGTTGCGTATTGGCGTAACCAGTTCGATGGATTGGAGTCTCTGCAATGGCCGGCCCTGCCATCTCCATCTTACGAACCCTTGGTCGACTCCAGATTCGCACATGAGATTCGCAACcttgctgctcctccacGCTTCACGTTGTCATCCGCCATTCGAGCCGCCTGGGCAACATTGATCTCGCAGTACACTGGAGCTTCTGAATCTACCTTCGGTGCTGTAGTCAACGGAAGATATGCTGACCTTCATGGCATCGATCGTGTTGCTGGACCTACATTGGCCACGGTGCCTATACGAATCACCGTGAATCCTCGATCTTCCGTTGCGGATCTCCTCACTTGTGTTCAACAGCAGGCAGTCGATATGATAAAGTGGGAACAAACAGGACTGGTGAATATTCAACAGTGTAGTCCCGAAGCCAGACTCGCCTGCCGCTTCCAGTCACTGCTCATGATCCAGTCAGCTGAGCATCTGAGTTCGAGCGTGGCTCAAAATAGCAAATTATTCTCTGGCGTCGAGTTTGTCGACAACTCGGCGGGCGATGGCCTCGGCTCCTTCATTGGCTGTGCACTGGTGTTGGAATGCGAGCAACATAACGGGGACCTCAAGCTGCGTTTCAAGTTCGACTCGGGTGTTATCAGCGAGCAGTTCATGTGCAGGATTGCACAACAATTCGAGACGATCCTGCGCAGACTTTGCAGTAATTCCGCGGCTGACTCGCGTCTCCGCATGTCTAGCGTTATGAGTCCTGGGGACAACGACTTGAGACAGATCTGGAAGTGGAATAGCAATCTACCGAAGTCTGTTGACAAGTGCGTCCATCACATATTGAAACCAGTTTTCGCAAAGCGACCAGCCTCGACAGCACTGCAAGCTTGGGACGGAATCCTCACGTACGGCCAGCTTGATGCATTGACAGAAAAGCTCTCGCGTCATTTGATTGAGCTGGGCGTTCGTCCGAACACAAATGTGCCTCTGTTCTTTGAACAGTCGCTTTGGTGTCCGGTCGCAGCAGTAGCTGTCACGAAAGCAGGCGCTACATCAGTCATGGTGGATGCCACGCTGCCGAAGGACCGCATCCAAGCGATACTCAAGCAGGTAAAGCCTGGTTTGGCTCTCACCTCTTCCAAGCAGGTAGCGTTGCTTCAGGAAATGACGCCTGTACCACTCATGATTGTTGATCATGCACACATCGACGAGATTGTTCTTGAGAGCGAAGAGGACACTTTTGAGCTTGTCAGACCGGACGATGCACTCTATGTTGCTTTCAAGAGTGGGAGCTCTGGCCCGCCGAAGGGAGTCATCGTCACCCATGCCAACTTTTGTAGTGCGCTGCATCATCAAGCAAAGACCGTTGGCCTGATCGACACCAGTCGGAATCTTGATGTCTCCCCTTATGGCTCCGATATGGCCTGGCACAACCTCTTTCACACACTGTACGCTGGTGGCTGTCTGTGCATTCCCAACGAAGAATGGAGAACAGACATTCCCGGAGCTGTGCTCGACCTCAATGCGAATTTCCTGTCGACAACGCCAGCGATAGCAGCTTCTCTGGATGTTGAAGCTCTTCGTAAGTTGGATGCTATCCAGATCTTTGGAGAGGAGCCCAGTGCAGAGCTGCTTGAGAGACTTCAGCACAACGTGAAGCAGTATCGTAATGCCTACAGCGCAACCGAGTGTACTTCAACTGCGCTTGGCTCCAGCAATCCACTTCATTCATCACACATTGGCGTTGCAGATGGTCTTGTGCCGTGGATCGTGGATCCTTCGAGCAAAGAGCTCGTTCCCATCGGCTGTGTGGGAGAGCTGTGGCTTGAAGGGCCGCTTGTAGCCAGAGGATACCTCACTGAAGCCGAGCAGTCCTCTGACGCCTTTGTGGATGCTCCTAATTGGCTTCGAAACGGTACGAGTACATGTGCAGGCCGGCAAAGTAGAGTGTACCGCACTGGAGACCTTGCTCGATACGAGGATGATGGAAGTCTGAGCTTCGTTGGGCGCCGAGATCGTCAAGTAGTAATCCGGGGACAGAGACTGGATCTTGCCGAAGTGGAACGCCATGTCAAGCGATGTTTCTCTACTGCAAATCGAGGCAGTGCCGATGTCGTGGTGGAGGCCATTCCGGGCCCGCTGAACGGCGACACCATTCTGACTACATTCGTGGCGCCGCGCCAGAATCAAGCAGAAGCCGCTGCAGATATTGTCGAACAATTGATCAGCGGGATCAGCAATCGACTGGCCGAGTCGTTGCCTACTTATATGATCCCAACTGTGTTCAAGGCACTGGCTGAGATACCACTCACATCGAACGGGAAGGCAGATCGCAGGCGAATACGAGAGCTCACAGCATCATTGCTGAACGTTAACGGAGCCTCGAGATCGGGCGCAGTGATAGCGCCAGCAAACGACACGGAGATCACTCTTCGAGACATTTGCGCCGAAGTCCTCACGATCAGTCATAATGCAATCTCCGTTGAAGCCAGCTGGACCCAGCTCGGTGGCGATTCAGTCACAGCCATGCAGGCTGCAGCAAGGGCCAAGAAGACAGGATTAAATCTCAGAACCGAGCACCTCATGTATGGCCATGCACTCCGTGATATTGCAAGAACGATTGATCCTGCTCATGACAATTGTGGCGAAACGGCATCCGTCGAAACCTGCTCAAGCCGGGCAGCCTCTCCGGATACAGATGATTTTGAGCTTACACCTGTCCAGCAATGGTGTCTCGAGGAACACCCCACTGGCACCAAATTTGATGTCCCGATATACCTCGAGCTAGAGTCTATGCTCGGTTCTCAGAACTTGTGA